The genome window CATGATGGCTCTGTGTCAGCTTTTGAGCTTAGTTAAACATTGCATGCCATCATCAAGGAGATATGATAGAACCAAAagagtttgaagtcaaaatGGATTGTATTGTGTGTTCATCCAAAAATGGCGATGTTTGCTGAGACAAGGGTCAACGATTCAATTTATTAGTCACTCCAAAAGTACATGAATTCCAATCTCTTCTCGGAACCGAGTTgcacactttttctttttttcctataACTATTAGCCGACAACGTTTAAAAATAGTATTGCGGTTAAAgagaattttccttttttaatatTTAGCTGCCTGCAAACTTTGCAACTAATTTTGTATAGATGAATAGCTTATTTCCAAATATAATTCATTAACTAGCTGCTTATGGACGGATAATTACAATAGTAGTTCTCTCTTATTGGAGCAAAACTCCAAAAACGACAACGCATATAGTTTGAAGGGAATAGTTATCCCGATACAAAAATCAGCAGTCCAATGTCTAAGACTAAGAGGAAGGGCAATCAAAATAGATTTGGATAATAGCGCCCAAACCCCTAACCATCATGAATGCTTAATTTCAAATGGAAGGTACCTTGTACTCTGGCAAAATGAGTCCGATTTTCAAGATTGCATCAGTCATCAGATAAAGGTCAAAACCAAATTCCTCACGATGTTTCCTTCTTCTGATGGTTGGTTTCTTTCTATGCAATGTTTGAATCCTTTTCATCATTGACGGACTTGTCCCCCGAGTCCTCAGCATTACTCGGTTTTCCCTGTCACACAAGTATGACAAGCTTCTAATGAATAACAAGCAGAAGAAGGTGTTAGCATTTGCGATGGTCTTAGTTTGTTGGGTCATGGGTGGTGTTTTCTTAAACTTTGTTGGAACATGGATGTAAAACTTGCCACAACAATAACAATTTAAGGGGTTTGTTTTCTTGGGTCAAGCATGGGGGAATGGACTTCGGCTTGACCCCATGCTGGCTTGGTTTATGTAAAACAGGACCCACACTTTGAGAGTTTAGTCAAGTATTGGTTCAAATTTTCTTGCAAATCCAAGCAAACAAAATTATACCATTGTGATATGCATGCATCCATTCCAATGCCACATGCCACATCATCCATTCATACTCCCCAATGACATCTAATGGCCCCAACAAATTAAGACCATTGCAAATGCTTACGCTTTATCATAACCTATTCTGAAATGAAGAACGTTTCAACGACCGAAGAGGCGACAATTTTGGTATAATGGTTCAAAAACAGAAAGATGTTGCTTCTTGGTATTGAATGCCACGGAAGGAAATGTCTATAAAAGGTTTTGGATGAGTCACAGACTGCTACAGCACCTTTGCTAACATTACACAATTGCAAATAAAACACCCTTTCAAAACTAAAGTgcacaaatataaaaatatgtacCTTGTTCTTGTCTCGCCAACCTAGTCCAAATGCCAGCAAACCTGTTTTTCTTCTTGGGCTTTCCACCCCGGAACTTTGATTGCGGACAGACCTACAGTTAAAAATACTTTTAGAAGCCACCAATTCATACaaaaccaaatggcatgaccACTTATGCAAAAGAATGAAAATAGGTCATTCCGAAAGCACGCATAGCCCATTGCAATGTTTAGTCAGTGCCAGagagattttttatttgttatgaGACTCCAAGTTAATAAACAGGGCAAAGCATGACTAGATGCAAGAGGAACAATAAACCGCACCACACAACTCTTATtacaaattccaaagcaaaaggtCTTTCATCGCAAGAACAGAGTGGGGAACCATTTAACTATCAGGATGTTGTCATCCAGAGCAAGGGAAGAAAAGCAACCATcttctttttaaaaaactatATAGAACAGATATGAAAAGGAGTTGTTGGCCTAGTGATGGCCACTCCTTGTAATAACAAATTGCAGAGTAAGCCCCCAATACTAGCAACCGGTCCACCAGCAAGCCACTAAGATCAGCAAAATCCAAGTTGGCACCATGGGGGATGTGAACTCAAGACCTCCAAGTTTATGGCTGGTCCCAAAGTTCCATTCCCATATTGTTAGGCTACCTTCGTACAGATGATATGTTTCGTACAGATGATTTGTTTGACCCTCGTACAGGTTGCATATGTGACaatattcactttttttttccttcttttttcctcttctgGTGGTTGTGAGGGTGGAGGAGGAAATGATGGGTGAATGGGATAGAGttgttgaaaatgaaaataacttGACAGTCAACTGAAAAAAAGTCCTTATATACCGTGGAGAAGATTGCACTCTAGCTTGGCCAGATTGGTACTGCAAGGTGGCCTCCAACATTGATTCTGCCATAACCACCCTTTTCTCCATCTGAGCAAGTTGAGCCGTTGCTTTCTCATATTTTTCCTGCGCACATACATGCaacattgtttgggataaagacaataaaataaaatatcctGCTCATACGTGTAATGATAAATTATGTCAAAAAATAGACAATAAAACAAAAGATTCCGCTTGCACTAAGAAGTCATTCCATCACTTCTCATCACCAGAGGGTATGGCGACGACTATGATTAAATTAGAAATTGTAAATGTGTCAAAATTCCATgcgtaaaaagaaaagaaaaggtcttCTCATCAATAAAGTATATGACGAATCATCCAACCAACGATCAGATATTTACAGCGTTCTTTTTCCCTTATATCAAGCAATGGATCGCATTCTTGATGTACATACAAACTAAAGCATTCTACTctataaaatttaaaaggaaaaaaaacagacaAAGAGGACCTCAAGCATATGTACTGCATATCTCTGAGCAGCTGCATCTTTCTCAGCACTAAGACGAGCATCTTCAGTTATCCTTTGCTCTTGCTCTACCCTCATCAGAACCTGTAGCACACATAGGTCATTTACATATTAGGACAGGAAATATGGCAAGTGTATATATTATTCTTTCATAGAAAGACACCATATACAGCACAAGGTTTTGTTAAACCTGGAGCATAGCCGCTTCCTGTTCTCTTTTATCAGCAAGAGCTTGTCGTAGCTCAGCTACCTCTTGCTCCAAATGCTCAATCTGCAAAAAAGTGAATTTATTCTTAAATTTTATTGTTAACTGAAATTCAGAAGAGAAATATAGAATTTAAAGAGAGAGACAGATCATAGCTCAAATGAAAAGCTTCTTTATACGTGCAGATATTTTAATGTCTTTTAACTTTATGTAGAACTTTGACATCATTCTCATTGGTTTGAAATCAGTTTCTTAGAGTGGAAACCTGAAGCTTTATTctgcattaaaatattaatatacgtCAAAAAAGGATATACGGTGGAATTTCacacaaatcaaatcaacaatattACCTAGAAGATATTCCTGTTAGCATTAACAGAACATAATTTTCCCCAAGATGATAGGTATTCCTCAGATATGAAAGAGAtgtaatttttcttaaaaaaacttTTTATGGAGGTATTGGCCTCTATATAATACTTTATTCAGGCTTCCATTAATTGCACTACAGCATATCTATACATTGTACCTAAgagatatatatagacacacacacacaacagaCAAGTCAAAAATTTCACATCAAGATAGAGAGAGGTGTGCAGAGAGATGGTTGCTTATATGAAAGTCGCTAAGGGTAATGTAGGAGAGTCTAGTGACTCATACCCAAAATCTAAGATATGTGAGTGAGGAATAAAGACGTTAAAAAGGAAATGTCGTAAAAAAACTACATCGGCAAGGCTACCTCCTTACCAAGAATTTTTATattctttttattattgttagtAGCGCGTGAGGGCCTTTGAACCTGGGAAATTGCccaggttcaattcctagagAGTAAACTACCACTATGCTGAgagctcttttttattttaccaATGATACCAATCGAAAAGTATCGATAGAAATAAAGAGACCTTCACCTAATTTTTATTGATAGAGAAGACTATGATAGGGTTTCAAGGGAAGTGAAGTGATTGTTCTTAGAGAAAAAAAGGTTTCGATTAGCAAAATTAACATAACTAAAGGAGAAAAGTGGATGAACTATGAAGTGGAAGAGTGTATCAAGGGTGTTGTGCATTTGAAGAATACCCtttaaataaaagagaaaaacttcATGGATCAGCTATAAGCCAAAGTAAGGTGTGGAAAGTTAGGTTATTAAAAGACATGGCAAAACCATGCATGTAGTAAATACGAATGTTGCAGTGAATATGTGGGAACACAAGAAAAGATAGGATACAAAATGAGACTATTAGATCTAGGTCAAGAATAGCGCCAATTGAAGATGAGATTTGAGAAAATTGTCTAAAATGGTACGTCCGTTGGGCTTGTACAACATAGAGATATTACTACAGTAGTACGAAGAGTTGAGAAAATTCAGTAAGAGATCTAAAAGAGGAGAGGAAGGCCATAGAGGCCGCCTTGAATTATAAAGAAATAGAGGAGAGTGTAGCTTTAAATAGAAGCAAATGGTAGAGGAGGATCCACGTAGCAGATTCCTACTCCCACTCAGGCTAACTTATCTTATGGGAATAAAACACCAATCTTCCTCAGCAATAATGAACAGACACAACACCAAATAATAGTTCTCTTCTTCGGCAACATTAATACCCTGGCACTCAATTCCCGTCGATTATCTTGTTTGACAATTTCCATAAGTGCTGTCTCCAACTCCTCAGCTCTGCAAAACGGTAGCAAAGTAAATAGAGCATGAGCTAAATTTAACATCAAAATAATCTctcttaaaaaagaaaacatagtaGTAGACCCATAAAAAACAACATTACGAGCACTAACCTGAGTACCGCAGATCGTTTTTCCTCCAGCAACTTGGACATCTCAACCTTCAACCACACCACCTGCACATAAGCTGTCtataattgatttttaatgGCATACACAAAGTTCACCTATAAAGGCCAACTAATACAAATGAAGCATATTACTACACTCTCACTttgcaattaaaaaaatttgagaaaaaACCTACTCAGAATGCTTGTCACATTGTGAAATACGTGATAATGATCTGCCTCTCCAACAcaggaaaaaatatatatacatatctaaATGCTCCTAAGTTCTGCAAGTAACAAAGTCTTCGACACAAATAAGTTCCAAGAGTCATGATCACACTCTTCAATAAATGTCCTATATTCTCCAGTGTTACAGGGAAAGACATCTGCATTTGTCAAGTAAAGTCATTGGACAATATTCAAAACTCCACAAACACTTCAGAAGAAATATTTCTATGTTAAAGTGTGATGAGAGGAATCTACAAGGATTAGCATTAAGAAATACGTGCCGACTTCACATCAACAAACAAGCCCAATCATTAGTGAGCGAAGCCAAAGCTAAACTGACAAAGTGATCAAGAGAATATCTCTTGGTCTTAGACCTTAAAACttgagagaaagaaaaaataatgatatACAGACGTGGATTtgaaaacaacacaaaatatGAATCTCCATTGACAAAAGATACTAGTTCAAATATGCTAAGAAGATGATAACAGAAAGGTACCTGTTCTTGAAGATCTGGCAGAGAATCTACTTCTGAATCAACAGTCAGGCCACTAAGCAATTCATCTAGATTAGAGGAGCGAGTCTCAGGGCGAGATTTATCACCATCAGCAAGAACACCATCAGACTCTACACTATTAAATACTTCTTCCACTCCTGAATCATGCTTGAAACTATATAGCTTAGATGCGAGCCCTTTTGAATCCTTCCAGACTCGACCCTGCTTTGATCTTTCCTCAACCACCACTAAAACAGCTGGTCGATGTTTTTCTCTCAACTCTTCCAGTCTCTTTTCAGTTACAGCAAAAAAACCAATGCAAGCAGTAAACACAAGCTGGCTGCTATCAAATGTTGAGCCAGCAAGGGACTGCAATAATGTAATTGCATCTCCAGCATCTTTTGTAGTAAGTAATGCAGGACCTATAGGGAGATACAATTGACAGAATTATATTGATTTATATAACTTGATATCAGCGAAATGCACATACCAATCACATTGGCAATCTAATAAAGACCTCTGAATCAATATCAACCAAAGAGAATTAGgggtgagtgtgtgtgtgtctctttgtataaattttttttccccttaccATATAGCTCCATTAGAGCCAGTGCTGTCCGGAATAACATAACACGATTTCCTTCAAATAGAAGCACATCCCAAACTCTGAGAACTGAAGACACAAAAATACATCAGAAGGTAAATATGTTTTAGAAATGGTTGttcaaaagttaatttgaatAACAAGATCACACAAAACTTGATAGACGGTATCAAAAGAGTTGCATCACACAGCTTAGACCTCACCACTTTCCCAAGGAAGCATATTCACAAAAATGGAAAGGAACCAGGGACCAGAAATCCATGCTACCTGCACTCCCAAGTAATCCAGATGATTAACTGCACCAGACAACATAAATAGAATGAAGGATAATCCTTCGCAATTTGATCAATATAACAAGTATGTGGTGTCAAATAACAAGCACTGAAATTAGACAAACCCAATTTAGGAAATCTTTCACGCATCAACTCCTCAAAAACAAGTTGGTCCACCTAACACAGAAATTTTCGTTTCAAATGAAGACAAAAAAACTGAATAAAATTTCTGTACTGGAGCATAAAACTCAATAAGGACAGATGGTGAATTGTTCTAGGGAAATATTAGTGAACCACACCTGAGATTCTATCATTTCCTCTGTGTAGTAGCCATCAAAATAGTCATCCATAATGCCCACCAAAGTCCTGAGATATTTCCACAGATTCATACAATCCATAAAGCTAACCTGATGCATTAATTGACCATAGAAGACAGGAGAAATGTTGAAGCCCATCAAGTACTATTTCCCCCCAAATTAAAATCTCCAAAAAgttacaaattaaaaaacagcAATTTTCGCTCAATAATGTCATGAACAATAACAAAGGAAAAATTCCCCATTCAAGTTTTATGGAGCAATGCCAGTTGAATGTTTCACAAGCGATCTTAGTTGGACTACTGTATGCCTCGGAGAAAAAGAGGAGGTTCTCAAACCTTAGACCTACCAAAATGCATTTTCCTCGGGCATCAGAAGTAGCAGTATACCAGCAAAGAAATTCATGGCCTGCATGTGTTACAACACCAAGGTAAACTATAAGTACATATTCAGAACATACTGATCAGATCAATAATTACAGGTTGCGCTCCATATCCATAATCAGCAGAGT of Tripterygium wilfordii isolate XIE 37 chromosome 13, ASM1340144v1, whole genome shotgun sequence contains these proteins:
- the LOC120012882 gene encoding TBC1 domain family member 8B-like isoform X2 codes for the protein MLLSLLSRRSLEVDSRDAYGFALRPQQIQRYREYSSIYKEEEEERSTKWKDFLEHQAKSVLFYSSAEKFSEVSQVKTTEEKEEAVLQRGREGDDSGCIISDCDVSTECNTEKEVQLSKGAKEEVQLSELPGKEVQLLERPVKEFQLANTHRKQVQLSQESEKSAQLSEESEKDKIHSKATKTHKIQTWAQVRPSVHIIENMMSCCVKKRQKMKEGQISASRDHLPSINEIGTSGGDSVEDVDHATVKKSEDNVVGKMVSSETLFSWKEELESLVHGGVPKDLRGEVWQAFVGVKARLVESYYQDLLAIESNVCESKERSNSFRVPGKFQKQIEKDIPRTFPGHPALDEDGRDSLRRLLIAYALHNPAVGYCQAMNFFAGILLLLMPEENAFWTLVGIMDDYFDGYYTEEMIESQVDQLVFEELMRERFPKLVNHLDYLGVQVAWISGPWFLSIFVNMLPWESVLRVWDVLLFEGNRVMLFRTALALMELYGPALLTTKDAGDAITLLQSLAGSTFDSSQLVFTACIGFFAVTEKRLEELREKHRPAVLVVVEERSKQGRVWKDSKGLASKLYSFKHDSGVEEVFNSVESDGVLADGDKSRPETRSSNLDELLSGLTVDSEVDSLPDLQEQVVWLKVEMSKLLEEKRSAVLRAEELETALMEIVKQDNRRELSARIEHLEQEVAELRQALADKREQEAAMLQVLMRVEQEQRITEDARLSAEKDAAAQRYAVHMLEEKYEKATAQLAQMEKRVVMAESMLEATLQYQSGQARVQSSPRSVRNQSSGVESPRRKTGLLAFGLGWRDKNKGKPSNAEDSGDKSVNDEKDSNIA
- the LOC120012882 gene encoding TBC1 domain family member 8B-like isoform X1 encodes the protein MLLSLLSRRSLEVDSRDAYGFALRPQQIQRYREYSSIYKEEEEERSTKWKDFLEHQAKSVLFYSSAEKFSEVSQVKTTEEKEEAVLQRGREGDDSGCIISDCDVSTECNTEKEVQLSKGAKEEVQLSELPGKEVQLLERPVKEFQLANTHRKQVQLSQESEKSAQLSEESEKDKIHSKATKTHKIQTWAQVRPSVHIIENMMSCCVKKRQKMKEGQISASRDHLPSINEIGTSGGDSVEDVDHATVKKSEDNVVGKMVSSETLFSWKEELESLVHGGVPKDLRGEVWQAFVGVKARLVESYYQDLLAIESNVCESKERSNSFRVPGKFQKQIEKDIPRTFPGHPALDEDGRDSLRRLLIAYALHNPAVGYCQAMNFFAGILLLLMPEENAFWTLVGIMDDYFDGYYTEEMIESQVDQLVFEELMRERFPKLVNHLDYLGVQVAWISGPWFLSIFVNMLPWESVLRVWDVLLFEGNRVMLFRTALALMELYGPALLTTKDAGDAITLLQSLAGSTFDSSQLVFTACIGFFAVTEKRLEELREKHRPAVLVVVEERSKQGRVWKDSKGLASKLYSFKHDSGVEEVFNSVESDGVLADGDKSRPETRSSNLDELLSGLTVDSEVDSLPDLQEQTAYVQVVWLKVEMSKLLEEKRSAVLRAEELETALMEIVKQDNRRELSARIEHLEQEVAELRQALADKREQEAAMLQVLMRVEQEQRITEDARLSAEKDAAAQRYAVHMLEEKYEKATAQLAQMEKRVVMAESMLEATLQYQSGQARVQSSPRSVRNQSSGVESPRRKTGLLAFGLGWRDKNKGKPSNAEDSGDKSVNDEKDSNIA